cgcttgtagcacccaagcggtactaccgctccggcccgcggtattACCGCTAGGAAatcaaaactgccataacttctgcatatgagctccgaattgagcaaactcaagcttgttggatagaggaagacgagtagcaggggaggtatgccaacaaatagaggagtgaaacctccaaccgagaagaaccggcataacctccaacatcgaaaacatcatagaagatgcgagtgaactccgttttcgaggaactcaagcttgtcatcaagataaccataagctccaaaactcacaaagagaagaaccaaacaagaaccaataaagatgatgcaaggatgcaatggtttgagctctctatgaacgatacgatcaagctactcatcgagagcccccttgatagtacggcaatcgatcctataacccggtctcccaactaccatcatgagaccggtaaaatagaaaacctatcaagagcaaacctttgccttgcacatggtgcacttgagctagatgatgacgatcttgactccctcaagttggaccacctttcttggttgcgttggctcgatgaagactagttgattgctcccccatgctccactatgggtgagccactcttccgcacatcttcacaagtccattgtcaccacaatggacggcaagcttcaagcatttgatctcttcattatgcttcacttgaacttgcacaccgcaacatcttcacaagtccattgtcaccacaatggacggcaagcttcaagcatttgatctcttcatgatgcttcacttgaacttgcacaccgcaacctaaccccacaaagaactctcacgaagatcatgggttagtacacaaagcgtaattgacaatgcttaccacaccatgggatcacttgatccctctcggtaaatcttctacgctttgtgagttgatcaagttgattcactcttgacttagtcttgatcaaccaactctcttcatttggatgatgtcttgaagatatacatgaatgatcacacaatcttcttctccaagacatgcttgcaataagcccaactctcacatgaccaatctttggataattccttaataacaccttggtcaccacataaactccttgaaaccaacacatgaacttcaagaaatgcctatggacaaatccttcaaatatactcaaggcaaccattagtccatagatattgtcatcaattaccaaaaccaaacatggggcaccgcatgttctttcaggcGACAAAGCGAATTTACCTTGATTTTCTATAATAAAAATTCATTTAGTTTTGTTCCCTCTTTTTTGAaaatttctcttttttattttcaTAGATTTCAAAAATTCTAGCTTTTTGAAAATATTTAATATTTCTAAAATACATGCACATTTCAAATAAATGATATTTTGAAAGTagttaacattttttaaaatatgtAATTTTTTCAAAAATGTTGCTAAAAAAGAATGAAGAAAGTGCGTTTTGACCTGGACACCAGGTGTGAACCCTTCTTCCCCCTATCTCACGCCAGAGGTCATTGAGCCATAGCAGTGTGATCTGCTTCGCCCGCGAGCCTGCGTGTGCTCCGGCGTCGTTCGTACGATCCATCACCGTCACCTCTCCATTTGGCCTTTTGTGTTCAGTAATTTTATTCAAACAGCCCTGTCGATCACCTTTTCTTATTCTGGACTGGTGCCTTGCACGTTATTCCGTCCAAGTAGTACGTACAAGAAAACGTGGTTCAAAATCGCGAACATCGTCGCCGTTGATTCGAAGCCGAGAGCCGAACGCATTCACATGCGTTCATCCATCCATGTGCCCGACAAGCCACGTACGAGCATAAACAATACGGGGAGTGTCAGATTGATTTCACACTACGAGTCCCCTCGTATATAAGCCAACCCATCCGAGCCCAAGCTCAGATCATCACACACACAAGCAAAAACACAAGGCATACACAGAAGCAATAGGGATTGCTCCACAAATGGCTAGCAGATCATCATCCCTGCTGCAACTGCTGGTACTGGCAGTAGCGGCGACGCAGTTCCTTGGGTCGGAAGCCGGTGGCATTTCCATCTACTGGGGCCAGAATGGTGGCGAGGGCACGCTGGCGGAGACCTGCGCTACCGGGAACTACAAATTTGTCAACCTCGCCTTCCTCGCCGCATTTGGCAATGGCCAGCCGCCGGTCCTCAACCTGGCAGGCCACTGCGACCCGACCAACGGCGGCAGCACGAACCTAAGCTCCGACATCAAGTCATGCCAGAGTAGCGGTGTCAAGGTCATTCTCTCGATCGGTGGCGGGGCAGGCAGCTACTAGCTTTCCTCAACCCAGGATGCCAAGAATGTCGCAACGTACCTGTGGAATAACTTCTTAGGAGGTAAGTCACCTTCGCGGCCTCTCGGCGATGCAGTCCTCGACGGCATCGACTTCGATATTGAGGGCGGCACACCCCTGCACTGGGACGATCTTGCAAGATTCCTGAAGGGGTACAGCAACTCCGGGAGGAGGGTGTACCTGACTGCCGCGCCGCAGTGCCCTTTCCCGGATGCTTGGGTGGGTGGCGCCCTAAACACTGGTCTCTTTGACTATGTGTGGGTGCAGTTCTACAACAACGCTCCTTGCCAGTACACTTCAGGCAGCACTTCCAATCTAGTTGACGCATGGAAGAAATGGTTGACGGTTCCTGCAAAGCAGATCTTCCTTGGCCTCCCGGCATCACCTCAGGCTGCGGGGAGCGGGTTCATCCCAGCTGATGATCTAAAATCAGATGTTCTCCCATTGATCAAGAGCACGGGAAAATATGGAGGGATCATGCTATGGTCCAAATACTATGATGACCAGGATGGCTACAACTCTTCGGTGAAGAGTGATGTTTGAGAGGGTTACCTTACCTTTGATTTGTGAGATACATGTGTGCTGTTTCATTGTGATGTGTGAGGGGAACCGAGGATTCATGCATTTCCATTGTTATTTGTAAGTAATTATGTGTCTCTTGATTATTGTATATAATATAAATAATTTATACTTGGAGCATCTCTTGGATCTTCATTCCAAACAAGGAAACCTGAACCCATGATTATTTGTTCAACATGACAGAGTTTGATATTATTATTAGTTTCATTACATTTAATTCCATTGATTGCACAAAGGAGCATTATGCAACTTTGGCACTGTTTGGTCcataagtcctaggactttttctagtcccaactaaaaagtccctagtccctaaaaagtccctccctgtttgttttcagagctaaaaagtccctagtccctccctagaggttattaaatgaccatgttacccctagtatatagaaaaataataaccaaacaacaccatggggcggcgggccaatgggtgcagggaggggcattgttggaaaagtcccaaaaagtcccaaaaaaggctcttcttgagagtcttcttcatttagtcccaaaaagcaacttttagtccctagtagtccctcctgtttggttaaaaagtctcTAGAAGGGACTTCttctagtccctacaccaaaaagtccctggaaacaaacaccccctTTGTTTCATGTGTCTTATCCACCTGGCTAGATCCACAGATAAATATTTCATTATCGATACTACACCGCctccccccgcccccccccccccccaccccgcgCGCGCGCGGAAATAATACCTTTGCATAGCTGCTTAGAACAATCCCGTGAATAGTGTAGAGTATGGTGCATCTAGAATTTTGAAAGTATGCATAATACTATGCATGACGGTCGGTTACTGATGGTGAGATTTGTTCACCTTCTTCTGCTCTAGTTTCCACTAGTTAACTTTGTGGAACGAACTACTAAAGTTGGGAATGCCAATCTTACATATGTGTCAAGGGCATGACACCATGAACATATACCAGTTAAAACTTCTATTAAGGATATCAGTTAGCACATACATATGTATTTGAGCAAGTCTTGTGAGACCCTAGGCACCCATTCGTCGACAAGGTGTGCCCTGTGTACCCGGTTCGACGATGGTTCAACACTATTCACTAACAAGCATCAATTATATTTGTGGCAAAGTAAAAAGAGTTTCTAAAATCTATTTCTTGTACATAAAAAATTATGACAAATGGTTTTGAGTTTCATAATTGGCAAGTCACTTCCCAAAACTCCAAGAAAATTCCAGTGAATCAAAATACCTATTATTGGGCTTAGGAAATATAATTTTCACCCAAATTTAATTATGTAAGTTTATTTATTTGAAATCAATTTTATTTAAGACAACAAATCCCTAAAACTATTTTTAGGGGAATACccataaaatccaaataattccaaCATTTACTAAATCCCTAAAAATCACCAAAGACATATTACCCCCCAACCCCTCCTTTGGTAAATTAATACATTATGTAGGATTTTTTAAAATGAAACGGCAATATAACTGTTTCAAATTGTGTAAACGTTTCCCAACCAATTTTTGTGTTTTGGATAGTCACGGGACCCCCCTCTTTTTATAATGTTCTTAAATAAGGCTTTGAAAAATTCAAATTAATCCTGAGGAAATTTAATTTCTTTAGAAAATCCAACCAAAAAGAAGGAAAACAACAAATATTCCTTTATTTGTTAATTTTTATTTAACATTAAACTTGGATTTTTTTTTATGTTACATCAATGAAACCGAGGGGGTTCAACCTAAATTGAACCCAATGTGTTTCCAGTTCATGAAATGTGAGGGAAAATAACTCTGGCCAAAGTCTACTTTGTACAAGAGCATAGCTGTAATGGTCCAAAATACTATGGTGAAACACAAGGAAAATCCAAATTTTACTGCGATGTTCTGGTTGGGCTGCCTATCTAATTTTTCTCATTTTATTGCTTACACTACACCACATGTGTGGTTACATGTCTCTGTGTCTTCTTTAGTGATTTTAATTAACTTGGGTGGGTGTTGTCATATATGGAGTTTAACAAATAGCATTGATATTTGTAGAGTAGGATATTACTTCATAGTGTTTATCAAATACGTTTTTTTAACTCAGATGTTGCCGGATAGAGAAGTCTACAGAGTATGAGATGTTGAAAATTAATGTATCCTCTAGTCTCTTTCTTCCATCCATATACCTTCTATGTTTTTTGGAGTTTGATAATCAGTCACGACAAACATGTGCTCTACAAATTGTCCTGACAATAAGTGGTAAGAGCATGTTAGGGAATTTACAACCCAAATCAAAGCGAACAATTCAGATGCTTGATGGTGGATTGCCTCCATCAGTTTAATGACTTGTAAACTATGTGTTACAGAACCATGAGATTCCAAGTaattatttgaaaaaaaaaatcaataGAACTTGAACATTCAATAATCTAAGGTCGTCCATAAATTTTGGTTGGGAGGATGAAACAAAGCAAGATTGTACCTGAGCCCAAGCGGTTCTTCAGATACGATCCTATTTGTAACGAGCTCAAGGGCTGGCCATGCCCTGTCAAACATAGTGGCGTTACGATGCTTTCACAGTTCCCACATTACCAGCAAGAAGATGGTATGGATGTCCTTCCTAGCCTTAGCGTTGAAACCAATTTTGTCGAGAAGCCAAAGTTTCCAGCGTGTCAAAATGGTTAGGTGCCCACTCCAGCTTCCCCAGGGCAGCACAAACCTGCACCCAAGCTGTCCTAGCAAACACGCAAGTCAAGAGAATCTGATTGATTGTTTCCTCTTGCCGTTGGAGAATGGGCAAGTCTCCTGGTGGGATAGTCCTCTCCTTGCCACATGTTCCCTAACGCAATCCAGGCGAGATCACAAAAGTTTAAGGCAAACAAGTGATGAAGCAACCAAAACATCTTCATCGGAACACTTTCTTTGAATCAATTTTATTTAGTGTCATGTCCCTCCAATTCAACCAAACATCAAATGAGTACATGTTTTGCGATACCATATGTTTTATGTTCGTTCTGACACATTGTGATACCATATGGTTCCTCTCACCAAACACTCAACTACttcctctgttcccaaatataaCGCTCTTTAGAGATTctaatatggactacatatgaagcaaaatgagtgaatctacaatCTAAATTATGTTTATATGTAGTCCGTATTAAAATATCTAAAAAGTCGGAGGGAATAGAACCGTACCTCTTCATTCAATTAATTCCAACCTTTCAGAGCGGTTCAATTTCATTATAGTACTTGAAAATAGTACTTGAAAATGAACTCACGGAGCTCTGCCAACTGAGACCAAAGTACACTTTTTTCCTTccgatttattttatattttatttttatcgCCGTCCTTAACGTGCCGGGACGTTGAGCGGCTTCCCCACGGAGAACCTGCCGTCCACCATGAGATTATGCCCGGTGATGTACCTGGCATCGTCGGACACCAGGAACACCGCCGCCCTCGCAACGTCCTCCACGCACAGCACCACGCCGCCGCCCATCTTGTTGATGTCCTCATTGAACAGCCGCCTGATCAACTCTTCGTCGTCCGCGCCCCCCGGCGGAAGCCTCAGCATCTCCCTCACGGAGCGCGCCCCCATGGGCATCGCGATGGCATACGGGGAGATGGCGTTCACCCTCACACCGCGCGCCGTCAGCTCGGCCGCCGCGGACCACACCATGCCGACGACGGCCGTCTTAAGACGCTATATGCGTGGGGGCCGGACCCGCCCAGCGCGCCCGCCGTGCTGGACGTCAGTGGCGGAGCTAGACAACATCTGCTGGGGGGGGCTAAAAAAGTTCTCATCTATCCCTCACAATATTTTTTCTTCACAAGTTGGTTcaatgtttgggggggggggggcacagcCCCCAGGTGTTGGGAaaagttgcatggaaaacaaaaaaaattctacgcacacgcaagatctatcaaggagatgcatagcaacgagaggggagagtgtgtctacgtaccttcgtagaccgtaagcggaagcgtttagtaacgcggttgatgtagtcgaacttcttcgcgatccaaccgattgAGTACCggacgtacgacacctccgcgttcagcacacgttcagttcggcgacgtcctcaccttcttgatccaacaagatggcgaagtagtggatgagttccgacagcatggtgacggtgatggtgatggtatctccgcagggcttcgcctaagcactacgaaaatatgactgAGGGACAAAACTGTGG
This sequence is a window from Aegilops tauschii subsp. strangulata cultivar AL8/78 chromosome 7, Aet v6.0, whole genome shotgun sequence. Protein-coding genes within it:
- the LOC109755028 gene encoding (+)-borneol dehydrogenase 2-like, whose product is MVWSAAAELTARGVRVNAISPYAIAMPMGARSVREMLRLPPGGADDEELIRRLFNEDINKMGGGVVLCVEDVARAAVFLVSDDARYITGHNLMVDGRFSVGKPLNVPAR